The following is a genomic window from Armatimonadota bacterium.
TCCGCCTCTTCCACGAGACGCACGCGGAGGCGCCCCAGGAGGTCCCGCATCGCCCCGCCGCCCTGCGCCAGGACCTCCGCCGCCGCATCGGCCACGCTCCGGTGGTAAGCCGCACAGACCGGCTGCGACCGCCCGCCCACCACCGGCACGGCCGCGTCATGTCCCGCGGCCAGATCCGCCAGCAGCCGCAGCAGGGCGGGTTTGACCAGCGGCAGGTCGCAGGCGACGCACACTGCGGTGTGGGTCTCCGTGGCCAGCAGCCCGGCATGGAGGCCGCTGAGGGGGCCGAGGCCGGGGAAGCGGTCCACGACCACTTCGCCCGCCGGCAGGCCCGCGGGCCTGCCCGCCGGCAGGACGGCACGGTCGTCCTCGCCAGACAGGACGGCGGGATCGCGCACGACCACGAGCACGCGCGGGCAGACCTCGGCCACCCGGCGCACCACCCGACCGAGCAGCGTGGTGTCACCGAAGGGCAGCAGGGCCTTCGGCCGCCCCATCCGCCGGCTGCGCCCGCCGGCCAGGACGATCCCCGTGACCGCCCGCATGCGCGGCTCATCGTACCATGAGGGCGAGGAGGGCGACGGTGGCGGTCGACCCGGAGACGGCGTTCCGACGGATCCTCGAGCACGCGACGCCGCTCGGGACGGAGCGCGTGCCGGTGCACGCTGCCGCCGGTCGCGTCGCCGCCACGCCTCTCCGCTGCAGCCGTCCCGTTCCCCACTTCCGCCGCGCCGCCCTGGATGGCTACGTCGTCTGGCGCGACGACGTGGCGGAGGCCTCACCCCGACGACCGGTGCGGCTGCGCGTCACGGGGGCGGTGCGCATGGGCTCGCCACCGGGCGAGGGGCCGGGCCGCGGGGAGGCCTGGGCGATTCCTACCGGCGGGGCGATGCCGCACCGAGGCGACCGGGTCATCCCCGTCGAGCACGTCCGCCGAGAGGGCGACGGCCTCGTGCTCGAGGTACCCCCTTCGAACAAGACGCACGTCATCGAGGCCGGCGAGGACATTGCCCACGACACCCTGCTCGTCTCGCCGGGTGAGACGATCCGGCCGGGTGCCGTGGGGGCGCTGCTGGCGTGCGGGACGGCCGAAGTGGAGGTCTACCGCCGGCCACGGGTGCTGCTGCTCTCCACGGGGGACGAGCTCGTCCCCCTCCCCGCCGGAGCGCGCCCGCCGCACCGTTCCGTGCCGTCCGGGCGCATCCCCAACACCAACACGCCCGTGCTCGCCCTGGAGCTGGCGGCGGCCGGGTGCGCAGTGCAGACGGCCGGCGTGATCCCGGACGACCCGGCCGCGCTGGCCGAGGCGCTGGGAGAGGCGGCGGAAGGTCCCGCCGACGTCGTCCTCTCCACAGGCGGGGTCTCCGTGGGAGCGGCCGACCGCGTGCCGCAGACCTGGCTCGGGCTGGGCGCCCGCGAGGTCGTGGGCCGCCTCGACCTGAAGCCCGGGGGACCGTTCTTCGCGGGGCTCCTGGGGGCCAGGTGGGTGGTGGGGCTGCCCGGCACCCCCGGCGCCTGCCTGGCCACCTACCACCTGCTGGTGCGTCCCGTGCTGCTCCGCCTGGCGGGGCACCGGCACGTCGTGCGGCCCATCCGTTATGCCCGCCTGCGGACCGACCTCAGGCGGCCATCCCACCGGACGCAGGCGCTGTGGGCCGTCACCTCGGGCGAGCCGCCCGAGGTGGAGGTGCTGGATGGCGGAGCCGGCCTGCGCGGAGCCGTGCGGGCGAACGCGCTCGTCCTCCTGCGGGCCGGGACCCCACCGCTGCGGGCCGGCTCGCGCGTGCCGACGCTCGCCCTCGACCGTCCGGAGGATCGGGCCGACCTGGTGATCCCGCCTGCGATACGATCGCCACTCGTCATCGGCGTGGTGGGTCCGTCGGGCAGCGGCAAGACCGCCCTGATCGAGGGCGTGGTGCAGCGGCTGCGGGCGGACGGCATCGCCGTGGGCGCGGTCAAGCACGCCGCCCACGGCTTCGAGGTCGACCGCCCCGGGAGCGACAGCGACCGGATGGTGCGGGCCGGGGCCGCGCCCGTCCTCCTGTCAGGCCCGGAGGAGCAAGTCCTGCGCGTGCGCCGCGACGCCGCGGGGCTCCCCGTGGCGCGCCTGGCCGGTGCGGTCGTGGCAGTGGCCGAAGCGCTCGGGCAGCCGCTCGAGCTCCTCCTGGTGGAGGGGTTCCGCCATCCCGACCGGCCGTGGGTACGGGTGGAGAGTGAAACGCCGGCGGGCCCCCGCGACGATGGGGCGGGCCAGCCCTGGCGCCAGGTACCGGCACTGGCCGACCTGCCAGCCGCGCAGCGCGCTGCGGTGCTCGACGACCTGGCGGCGCAGATCCGTTCCTGGCTGCGGGAGGGGGCGCAGCCGGGCTCGGGGTGAAGGGGGCCTCGCCGCTTCAGGGGGCGAGCGAGATGGCCGGGGCCTGCGCGCAGGCCTCGGGGACGCGGGCCGTGAAGAGGAAGACCTGGCGCTGTCGCGCCGCCGCGGCGAGCAGCGCCGCCACCGCCTCGGCGCGCGCCGCGTCGAAGTGGGCGAAGGGCTCGTCGAGGAAGAGCGGCGGCGTGCGCCCCTGACAGACCAGGTCCACCAGGGCCAGCCGCACCGCCAGGTAGAGCTGGTCCGCCGTGCCGCGGCTCAGGTGCTGGGCGCCCTTCCACCCGCCGGCGCGGTTCACCCACACCTTCGGGACGAGGCCGCGCTCGTCGAGGCTGACCCGCTGGTAGCCGTCATGGGTGGCCTGACGGAAGTACTCACTGACCCGACGCTCCACGAGTTCCCGGGCCGGCACGAAGGACTGGCGGCGTGCTTCCTCCAGCAGCTGGCGGGTCAGGTCGAGGACCGCCGCCTCGGCCTGCACGGCGGCCTGCTGCGCGCGCAGCGCCGCCAGCCGCTCCTCCAGCACCAGGAGCTGCTCGGCGTGGTCGGGCATCTCGGCGAGTTGCCGCTGCAGCTGGGTGCGGCGGTCGCGCAGGAGCGCCGCCTCCTTCTCCAGCCCTTCCAGCTCGCGGGCCAGCCGCTCGGCCGGGGCTGCGGCCGCCGGGGCCGTCTTCCCCTCCGACCGGGCGCTCACCCGCGAGCGGAGCTGCGCCACCTCCGCCTCCAGGTCCCGCGCGCGCTGCTCCAGGGCCTCGCGCGTCTGGTTCCCCAGCAGCTGGTGGAAGGCCAGCCGCAGCTCCTCGTGCTGGTGCACCGCCTCGATGAAGGCGGCGTACTGCTGCTCCACCGCCTCCACCGAGGCCACGCCCAGCGCGTCCAGCCGGGCGCGGAAATCACGGGACGCCGCATCGAGCGCCCCGCGCGCCTGCTCCGCCTGCTGGCGCAGGCGCAGCACGCGTTGCTCCTGGGCGCGGTAGGCCGACTCGGTCTCGCTGAC
Proteins encoded in this region:
- a CDS encoding molybdenum cofactor guanylyltransferase, with protein sequence MRAVTGIVLAGGRSRRMGRPKALLPFGDTTLLGRVVRRVAEVCPRVLVVVRDPAVLSGEDDRAVLPAGRPAGLPAGEVVVDRFPGLGPLSGLHAGLLATETHTAVCVACDLPLVKPALLRLLADLAAGHDAAVPVVGGRSQPVCAAYHRSVADAAAEVLAQGGGAMRDLLGRLRVRLVEEADLRRADPDLVSFLDVNTPADYREALARAQREADLPGGAEIPGAGDAPESGARGTSRSNPL
- the mobB gene encoding molybdopterin-guanine dinucleotide biosynthesis protein B, producing the protein MAVDPETAFRRILEHATPLGTERVPVHAAAGRVAATPLRCSRPVPHFRRAALDGYVVWRDDVAEASPRRPVRLRVTGAVRMGSPPGEGPGRGEAWAIPTGGAMPHRGDRVIPVEHVRREGDGLVLEVPPSNKTHVIEAGEDIAHDTLLVSPGETIRPGAVGALLACGTAEVEVYRRPRVLLLSTGDELVPLPAGARPPHRSVPSGRIPNTNTPVLALELAAAGCAVQTAGVIPDDPAALAEALGEAAEGPADVVLSTGGVSVGAADRVPQTWLGLGAREVVGRLDLKPGGPFFAGLLGARWVVGLPGTPGACLATYHLLVRPVLLRLAGHRHVVRPIRYARLRTDLRRPSHRTQALWAVTSGEPPEVEVLDGGAGLRGAVRANALVLLRAGTPPLRAGSRVPTLALDRPEDRADLVIPPAIRSPLVIGVVGPSGSGKTALIEGVVQRLRADGIAVGAVKHAAHGFEVDRPGSDSDRMVRAGAAPVLLSGPEEQVLRVRRDAAGLPVARLAGAVVAVAEALGQPLELLLVEGFRHPDRPWVRVESETPAGPRDDGAGQPWRQVPALADLPAAQRAAVLDDLAAQIRSWLREGAQPGSG